The nucleotide window CCATTACAAGACCACATACTTTTCATTTTCTTATTCGTGCAACATCACACCAAACATCTAACTGAGGAGGTGGAATGGTTCCTTGTTGAGATGTTTCTTGGATAAGTTCTTCTCATCTTTCTGTAAAAAATTTCTGATAACAAAAATATAAGGCTAATTAGTATCGtaagacaataaaataaaataaaatgaaattaaaataataataaaggaaaTACAAGTTAAAGTTAAGAGCTCATTACATGCACATGTTCCGATCTTCTATTGATCCAAGTGTTAGTCTTGCGGTGCTGGTGTGTGTGGAAAAACAATTTGGAAGGATTAGGAGGAGTGTCATTTTGTTCCGTCtacaaagataaataaaatttaagaacatgttttcaatagtttaaaaatataaatgaaacACATTGTAGCCCATATAGTGATCTAACAACAAATTAAACATCATACCAAAAGCATTACCCTTACAAACTACACAACAAATAAACCATGTCTTGTGAGAAGCTTGCAGATCTTTAAAGAGGAGCATACAGATCAACAAATATATAATATTCTAGCAATTATAACATATTATCTTGCATGGATCCAGTAAACAAATTACTTATACGTGCCTTACCAACATTAgacaaatgtatttttttttttaaatccaccACATAAACATGATcatatatcagatcaaatgcataATCCACTAGAGTTACCTATATTTATAAATtgtaacataaaaaattaaacacCATACCAAAGTTATGTGTAGGCTACAACTCCAACAAATgtgaacaattaaaaaaatataataccaAATCACATTctaataaactttaaaaaaacaaactaatACAATATAACTTATCATTAAACTCGATTAATCTTACTACACAAGAGGAGAAGACATATTCAATACAGCCAACTCTATTAGCCAAACAACTTAAGTGGATCCCAAGTCTACTCATAAATGAGGCACAAATATATCACGAACCTTCCTAAATATCAATCTTAAGACCATTATTTTTTAAGAAGATAAGCAAActtaataatatttaacaatctAAACATAATAGCTAAAGATTCCACAACAATAAAATATATGAAAGCAATAAATTTTTACCATATGAGCTATATGTTGGGATGAGGTGATAGAGCCACATGTGTGAAGGGATGCTTCAAAACCACCACAATCAGATGCTCGATTTGTTTTTTCCTGTATTCTCTTCTTTTTAAATTCTTGAGTTCCCCAATGATCACACAATGAATTCCACACATTTGGACCAATCCATCCTGGTCTATTCATTGTGGTACGAACCTTATTTAGAGCATCTTCCATAACATCTTTACAATAAACCGTACTTTAGCAAAATTGTGTCAATCCTAAAACCATGGTACTAACACACTTGCTTAATAAAGCAAGACTTACTAGTTTAAGATACCTCGTCCTGAAATCACATGCCCCAATTGGCCTTACACATCATTCCACTTAACCCAAGAAACCTTAACTCCACCTTTGGAACCCCCTGATAAAACACCTTCGCATACCAACAAACTTCTTCCAAACCAAGACCAACATATTCGTGAGTAACATTCAACACCGAATTCAACAGAACCACCCTACCACCTAAAATCATAAATCTATTTCTCTATGAGGCTAGTCTCTTAGAGAGAAGCTTGACTAGACGATCCTAAGTCCCTCATTCTTTGGATTCGCATTCACTTGAGGCCCTAAATACTTGAAAATGAAATACCCAACTTATGATACAAAAATCCCTCTACCAACACTAGAAAAGCCTACCCACATTAACATTAAACATACTACTCTTTTCTTCGAGCCCCAAATCCAGCCTGAAGTTTTTCAACAGACTAGATCCCAACCAACACAAACACGTTAAACCCGTATGTGCTCACCTAAAAACCTTCAAACACACAAACCAAAACTGCCTTCTTTAGACAAACGTTGAGCCCATCCACCactagaagaaaaagaaagagggcTAAAGAGTCTCCTTGCTTCAGAGTTCCTAAATACTAATCACCCCTGAAGGGCACCCATTCACCAAGACTGAGAGACTATAAAAAAAACCTAAGCTCAAATTCAAGCCATCCCTATCATCAAAGCCAAATCTCAACAACACATAATTCAAGAAAGACCAACTAGCTGAGACATAAGCCTTATGAAATCGACTTTGAACACAAAATACTCTCATTTAAACACCTTAGTCAAGTCTAAAATATCATTTAGAGCGACCACTCCATTCACTAGTTGTGTCCCCTTGAGAATGTATGGTTGCTCTTGGGAAATCAGCTTTCCTATGAATGAATGTTGAAATAAAAATTCATTTGATTATGAACAAactattttattatcattatttaaaatgtatacaaattaaaatcatatgTAAATAATATTCAAActcaaaatatttatttgtttgtaaTAATATTCAGTTTTCAAACACTGTTAAAatcattcaaaagaaaataatatataaacattttaaagtacttaaatattaaaataattattttaaaaaaataataataaatacgttttaattaatttattaaaaaacatatttaaataatatttttaataggtCTAAATTATTCTCCCCTTAAAAACGATTATAAAATGACATTTAGAGacactttaattaaaaaaatttccacTTTTTTTCATTCTAGTTTCAAAAGGAGAGAATAATTTACTAGCGTTATAATTTGATTATGTGAAAGCTAAAACATTAATTTGATCAAGATTTAGTTAAAACAATAATTTACTAGCATTATAGTTTCATTTGGGCATTATATACTCCCTCCGGTTTTATATTTAAACAAGATTTAGTTAAATAAATGAAATGAATATCACTACAAAAAATGTTCTCTCCAGCGACGTGATTCCCACGCCACAAAAAGGAACATCACGTCACCACACATAATTTGCGACGTGAAAGAAAACGTCGCAGGGAGAGAGGTGGTAAACTTGTAGTGTCATGGTATTCACGTCACTATTCAGTGACATGTAATTCACGTCGCTATATCCTACACACAATCCAACTCATATTTCTGGCACAGCAGACATGCTGCAGGTTTGCAGGGATGACACAAGAAACGGAGAAAGTTTGTGGCGTGATTTTTATGACACTGATTAGTGACGTGGGAAGCATGCCActacaaaacaattttttttttttaatatgcatcTAGCGACGTGGTAAGCATGTCACAAATATAGTGACATGTTTATCATGCCACAAAGcataattctttttaataaaatttttttaattattattattaaaaaagctttttattattaataatgaattataattaatataataaaatataattaataaataatttgaatattaatattaataaaatatatttattgaataatataataaaatttaaaatataagtaataaacaaaatataaattaaaattcatcatacatcaattaaaatttaatatgtttcatacattaaaattaaaactaaaagtaaaatataattaatattacatAATAATTAAGTATCTCCGGGATCGGGAAAATCATCAAGGTTTAAATCTTCATCATTATCTTGCTGATTTGTCGAGGCACCACCAACTCCAACGTTTCCACCAAACATTTGATTACCGTTTCCCTGGAATTGCATAAATAGCCGCATTTGCTCCTCCATCTCCGCTTGCCTCTTGGCCATTCTCTCTATTAGGCTTTGTTGCCCCTCCATCTCCGCTTGCCTCTTCGTCATTGCCTCTATTTGCCGTTGTTGCTCCTCtaattgggcttttaacgccaTCTCACGTTGCTCTGACTCGCGTCTCGCCTCACTTATCGCCAATTGTCTTATTGTTTCCATCATTTGTGGGGACAATTGTGCTGGGCGTGACGTTCCTTCCCCATCTCTTACTCTTTCAAATAAATTTCTATCACCACTTCTCAAGCATCCCGCCATacttccaccaccaaaaaaacatcCATTACGACCTTTTCCGCCAATGACTtcattccaaatataaaaatcaacatcTGGATGAAGCGGTTGTCCTTCGCTAGGAGTAAATTGCGGATTAGTGACCAAAAACTGTACAAGCCTTTCttgataatcctcctacacatacaataaaaatattaaacataaaacttaaattaaattaacttaaataaaataaaaatcagttgTCACGTGATTCTCATGCCACAACCTCAGTTGCCACATGTATATCATGCTGCAACTTCttagttgccacatgaaaatcacgtcacaaagttgtcattaaaataaaaaaaatattcataatgtAAATTGAATAACTTACCAAAGCTAGCCGTGTACGCTCATCAACATACTCTCCCGACTTTTTCGTCCGAGTCTCCTTAACTAACTCAACCATGAGTGGTTTTCTCCCCAACCTCTTTtcctaaataataaaatgaactttatttaaatacatatataataattaatcaaaacataacttcAATATATAAGTGGTAGTAATTACCATGCGTCGCATATGTTCGTAGGTGCTTATACTTCCACCAGCATTAACGTGCCCAcctttttcagatgccctcatttttTTGCCACTTTCAGATTTAGCTTTAAATTGAGGTGAATCCCAATAGACCAGAAGTTTATCAAGAGTGTCTTTGCCCACCCAAGCGGGATAACTACTATCacgttcccaacgctttctaacacgtcGTAAGGTGTCAGAAAGTCTTTTTGATGCCCTAGTAAAAAAGACTTTCTTAACAGCCTTCTCGCTCAAAACATCCCATGTGCACTTTTCCTGTTGACATTAAGATAAACagttagaaaattataatatttttttttaaataaataataattcaaaaacaaattaattataccTTAAATTTTTGAAACCAATCATCCTTATTTGGAACTTCTTCAAATCTCGTCCAAGCATCTTTATACATTTGCTGAATCACATAGCTCACACACTTTGCAGCTGTCCGACTCGGAGTAAAACTAAACAAcaataatttgaattagcatgcgttagatataaatttatattaataaaaaaatttatattaattaaaaaattttaaataagatACTTACTTATGTCCAACAGGCGTAATATAATATCTGCCATCGACGATTTGAATCTCATCCGGATTATCGTCCCCCTGAAGATTATCGCCATCCAACAAAACATCATCCTCATCCTGCTCAATATCATCCTGATCTACCTCCACATGATCATCCCCGCCTGGAGGTATAGGTGAGGTACGTGATCCccctgtctgctggaaggatgaggGCACCTGTGTCGGATGTGTGGTGCGAGATCCccctgtctgc belongs to Vicia villosa cultivar HV-30 ecotype Madison, WI unplaced genomic scaffold, Vvil1.0 ctg.000251F_1_1, whole genome shotgun sequence and includes:
- the LOC131625934 gene encoding uncharacterized protein LOC131625934 → MRPQSEKTKGKRPRVVVCGALQTPVSSRPQTQPDRMSLASTQPLMPLLSSPSFISPPSYSFQHTGGPSYPFQQTGGPSFPFQQTGRPSFPFQQTGGASFPFQQTGGPSYSYQQSAGPSFPPQVPPGFQQTGGSRTTHPTQVPSSFQQTGGSRTTHPTQVPSSFQQTGGSRTTHPTQVPSSFQQTGGSRTSPIPPGGDDHVEVDQDDIEQDEDDVLLDGDNLQGDDNPDEIQIVDGRYYITPVGHNFTPSRTAAKCVSYVIQQMYKDAWTRFEEVPNKDDWFQKFKEKCTWDVLSEKAVKKVFFTRASKRLSDTLRRVRKRWERDSSYPAWVGKDTLDKLLVYWDSPQFKAKSESGKKMRASEKGGHVNAGGSISTYEHMRRMEKRLGRKPLMVELVKETRTKKSGEYVDERTRLALEDYQERLVQFLVTNPQFTPSEGQPLHPDVDFYIWNEVIGGKGRNGCFFGGGSMAGCLRSGDRNLFERVRDGEGTSRPAQLSPQMMETIRQLAISEARRESEQREMALKAQLEEQQRQIEAMTKRQAEMEGQQSLIERMAKRQAEMEEQMRLFMQFQGNGNQMFGGNVGVGGASTNQQDNDEDLNLDDFPDPGDT